The following proteins come from a genomic window of Anopheles ziemanni chromosome 3, idAnoZiCoDA_A2_x.2, whole genome shotgun sequence:
- the LOC131284829 gene encoding conserved oligomeric Golgi complex subunit 7, whose product MQDVSAFSGDDFDVSTWINQSYERSQNAAVSAGSQPGGHASSKEAFVSSLVSKMQLYVQQINVALEQTGGQVLKNIPKVVNDAQMLQIESGLLKQRMDQVQREISHLHTETGDCMASLERLDSIKRQLQTSKQCLQEADGWGKLAGELDDLLEKSDIDASSSKLLSLQKSLAAQVALHGHTERESQVEYFKNRLEALISPSVVAAMRSMDSAACRRYVGIFEGIDRLAQLKQYYRTVLKSFVQEHWRNAVDGSESGGSGVLKEFYDVLVELLKNHLRWCNQCFGNANDCVLAVAEALENLDPTRESVVRSALKRASDKFWMLSQFSLANIEVGSKVEALVRGRSQQDVHCDDETIIDRLAISMFLYFGVFLKEYPTMENSQLELSLQNHTIVGPTPSDSVHNLQSANVIVVRLATSAMDRCQVITQNCALLSLGSVVQNYLTSYLDQYNKVQKQLAASQPNQTDWNLLQLSVVLLQCLGGFRQSVHELEHRFIQQVLAKQAQLTTGAKEARFEYRLHTKGDANELQKLATTFQQQSQPASEAGPEHFAEFHERMKRTCEDIHDTMLRIAFSPITKHFKQIEPASNPGSMDALPDYSFAPQEYITLICQYLLTLPQHLEPLLLSPAAVLKTVLEVADTRYASSRPGADVFLALVVEESEALYVEQIENICSLSVSGAKQLATDIEYFGSVLEEMGQSLGSNLQQTVKLLRAPLESYSAAAAGCDPELVAAIRQKRNLISC is encoded by the exons ATGCAGGATGTGAGCGCTTTTTCCGGGGATGATTTCGACGTCAGTACGTGGATCAACCAGTCATACGAGCGGTCTCAAAATGCTGCCGTTTCCGCTGGTAGCCAACCAGGCGGCCACGCCAGCAGCAAGGAAGCATTTGTTTCCTCGCTCGTGTCGAAGATGCAACTCTACGTTCAGCAGATTAATGTCGCGTTGGAGCAAACCGGTGGCcaggtgttgaaaaacattCCGAAGGTGGTCAACGATGCCCAAATGCTACAAATCGAATCCGGTCTGCTTAAGCAGCGCATGGACCAGGTGCAGCGAGAAATCTCACACTTGCACACCGAAACCGGCGACTGCATGGCCAGCCTGGAGCGGTTGGACTCTATCAAACGGCAGTTGCAAACCTCCAAACAGTGCCTTCAGGAAGCGGACGGCTGGGGTAAGTTAGCCGGCGAGCTAGACGATTTGCTGGAGAAATCGGACATCGATGCTTCGAGCAGCAAGCTGCTGTCGCTGCAGAAATCACTCGCCGCTCAGGTCGCGCTGCACGGGCACACGGAGCGCGAGAGTCAGGtggaatatttcaaaaatcgcCTCGAAGCCCTCATCAGCCCATCGGTGGTCGCTGCCATGCGCTCGATGGACAGTGCCGCCTGCCGACGATACGTTGGCATATTCGAGGGAATCGATCGGTTGGCGCAGTTGAAGCAGTACTACCGTACCGTGCTGAAAAGCTTCGTTCAAGAGCACTGGCGCAACGCCGTGGACGGAAGTGAAAGCGGAGGCTCGGGTGTGCTGAAGGAGTTCTACGACGTACTGGTGGAACTGCTGAAAAATCACCTTCGCTGGTGTAACCAGTGTTTCGGGAATGCCAACGATTGCGTACTAGCCGTCGCCGAAGCGCTGGAAAATCTCGATCCAACGCGCGAAAGTGTGGTCCGGAGCGCGTTGAAGCGAGCGTCGGATAAATTCTGGATGTTGTCTCAATTTTCCCTTGCTAACATCGAGGTGGGTAGTAAGGTGGAAGCTTTGGTACGTGGGCGATCCCAGCAAGACGTCCACTGCGATGACGAAACGATCATCGATCGGTTGGCGATCTCCATGTTCCTGTACTTCGGTGTTTTCCTCAAGGAATATCCTacgatggaaaactctcagCTCGAACTGTCACTACAAAATCACACGATCGTCGGACCGACCCCATCGGATAGTGTGCACAATCTTCAAAGTGCCAACGTGATAGTCGTACGCTTGGCTACGTCAGCGATGGACCGTTGTCAGGTAATCACCCAAAACTGTGCTCTCCTATCACTGGGCAGCGTGGTGCAAAACTATCTCACCTCCTACCTGGACCAGTACAACAAGGTGCAGAAACAACTGGCCGCTAGCCAGCCGAATCAAACGGACTGGAATCTTCTGCAGCTGAGCGTGGTACTTCTCCAGTGTCTCGGTGGGTTCCGCCAGTCCGTGCACGAGCTCGAGCACAGGTTTATCCAGCAGGTGTTAGCAAAACAGGCCCAGCTCACTACAGGAGCGAAGGAAGCGCGCTTCGAGTACCGCCTGCACACAAAGGGCGATGCAAACGAGCTACAAAAACTTGCCACCACATTCCAACAGCAGTCCCAGCCGGCATCGGAAGCCGGACCCGAACACTTCGCCGAGTTTCACGAGCGAATGAAGCGCACGTGCGAAGACATCCACGACACAATGCTGCGGATAGCGTTTTCACCGATCACGAAGCATTTCAAGCAGATCGAACCGGCAAGCAACCCGGGATCGATGGATGCTTTGCCTGATTACAGCTTCGCCCCGCAGGAGTACATCACTCTTATCTGTCAGTATTTGCTCACGCTGCCGCAGCACCTCGAACCACTGCTGCTTTCTCCGGCAGCCGTGCTGAAGACGGTGCTGGAGGTTGCGGACACGCGGTACGCCTCCAGTCGCCCCGGGGCGGACGTATTTTTGGCGCTGGTCGTCGAAGAGTCGGAGGCGCTATATGTGGAGCAGATAGAAAACATCTGTTCGCTCAGTGTTTCGGGCGCAAAGCAGTTGGCAACGGATATCG AATACTTCGGAAGCGTGCTGGAGGAGATGGGCCAATCGCTGGGTAGTAATTTGCAGCAGACCGTCAAATTGCTTCGTGCTCCGCTGGAGTCTTATTCGGCTGCCGCGGCCGGTTGTGATCCGGAGCTGGTTGCCGCCATCCGTCAAAAACGAAATTTGATATCATGTTAA